Proteins from one Mycteria americana isolate JAX WOST 10 ecotype Jacksonville Zoo and Gardens chromosome 1, USCA_MyAme_1.0, whole genome shotgun sequence genomic window:
- the RPS19BP1 gene encoding active regulator of SIRT1, producing the protein MSASLLRRGLELLEASGRGKAPPGLQRGRDGPRAAGAVRRRKRAPEPGRNKATVKGRVVKSAIEEYHKKAAVNHLRANLQYMLKRQFVANKAITEQVLAQNRGRKSKDQPPKKAAKKKPEGTVFTEEDFRKFEREYFGRP; encoded by the exons ATGTCGGCCTCCCTGTTGCGGCGcggcctggagctgctggaggcgtCGG GCCGGGGAAAGGCCCCGCCGGGACTCCAGCGGGGGCGGGACGGCCCCAGGGCGGCGGGAGCTGTGAGGCGGAGGAAGAGGGCGCCAGAGCCCGGCAGGAACAAGGCCACGGTCAAAGGCAGAGTCGTGAAGTCGGCGATAG AGGAGTATCACAAGAAGGCGGCCGTGAATCACTTGAGAGCAAACCTACAGTACATGTTGAAGAGACAATTTGTTGCAAACAAAGCCATCACAGAACAA gtTCTTGCTCAGAACAGAGGCAGGAAGTCCAAAGATCAGCCTCCAAAGAAGGCAGCAAAGAAGAAGCCCGAGGGTACTGTCTTTACTGAGGAAGATTTCCGTAAATTTGAGAGAGAATACTTTGGGAGACCGTAA